GTCTACTCACGTGATCTGACACACCCTCCTAATGTCTGTCACGATATAATATTAAGTACTATGATGCAGCAAAAACCTACTTACTCAGATCCACTTATAAATTGACACGTATCAATTAACTtagaatcaaataaaaattgattaaaaatcaaatttttctctctcttcctcctgcATCCACAGCATCCGGCCACGTTTACTTGAGAATCCAATTTAATTTTCTCCACCGCTTGAGCCACCGTGACCTCCGTTCTCGACGCCCACCATCCTGACGTGACCTTCGTGACAAGCCGTGAGTTCCCTCCATCATACCTTCTTTCGCCGCCCCACCCTCTAGCATCCCCCTCTTTATAAACCCGCTATTGTTTGTGATCCGACTGACGTTGCCCTGGAGCTCGTTGCCAGTGGCAAAGTTCGATGCCAAATTAGTTAGCGACGCCATTGATCCTTATCTAGCTTGAATGGTTTTCTATATTTAGAGACATGGCGCCAGGTCAGCCATACCGACTCGTCCATGACTACAAGCCTTAAAGGCGAGGTCAAGATCCCAGTGGCCATGGAAGAGCTGCCGCAACGGGCAACGTTTGCGGGTTCAAATAGCATAAAGAAAAACATAGGACTAGGGGCCATGCTTAGGAAGACAGAGCCGATCATAAAGACATTGGAGGGGGTGGCTCGAATTGGACACACGACAATGGTCAGCCTAGCGGGCCTAGCGGGGGCGGCAACTCAGCCTGTGGCGACAATGGGAAAGGTGCGGAGTGGGATCCGAGGTGGCTGTAGAtaggaaaggaagagagagaaaaatcattctttaattttttaatttgatcccGAGTGAATGGATATACGTCAAATGGGTCTAAGTGAATAGATGATTGTCACATCGGCTACTTACATAGAATCATGGTGCCATTGAATTTTTTCTAAGATGAGACAAAAATATTGGAGCACCTCATATAATTGTGTCAACGGCCTGTATAATCGAATTAACCAAAAGATCATTTTATTAATAGAGACACCGAAtctactctttttcttttttaatgtcaACAACTATTGTTCAACAGGTcttttattcttataaaaatgaaattcgtggagattaaaaatgattttcttgacATCTTttcacccccaaaaaaaaagaataataatctTTCTCCTAATTTAAGAAAGATATCGTTGTTAGATAGTCAACGATTTGTATGGAATCAAAACTTCTATACTCGGTGCAACTTATCCCGGTTTAAATAAAGTAATGGATTTTGTAATTCGACATATGATTAAGTCGGAACTAGTAATAACACGTTGACATATAcgttttattttcaacattagtacattcccttttattttgatggaaaccCTGACTTTTGTAGTTATAACTCGATTTGAATTGTTccagcaaaaaaagaaaaagaaatgaaaaatagataaaagaagACTCGATTGAGCAGCGTCTTGGTAGAAGTATCAGATTCGATCTTGAATGAGTACTGCCAAGGCATTAGGTGGGCGCGCGAAGATGTCTAAAAGGGGAGGCAAGCTCCACTAATTGGACAAACATCGCTGTCTTTCTGATTTGGAGTCTTGACCAGAGGGGGAGCCCCTGGAGGAGAAAAACAACATTGGAAAagtctccttcttccttccgACGTTTGACTAAGGACATACATAAGAGAAAAGATTCTCCGGCCACATCTGCTTTCCATCGGCCTTTATGGACTTTCGACGTCGGCCCCAGCCAATCGCTGCCCGCCATGCTGCGATCACCTTACCAACCGAAATTGTCATCCCCACCCCGTGCAATTGATGCACTTTACTTGGGAATCCCATCGATTTTCTAGTATACTCCAACATGGTAGACGTGTCACCAGTTTTCTTGCATGTTGTGTCGTCATTTCACCTTCATTTCATCGAAAAGACGATTGAATTCCAATCAAAGTGCATCAATCGGGTGATTAGATTGAAATCTAACAATCTAATGAAAAATTCTCTATATATGTCATTTAACAGTTGAATTATCTATATTttacctctctctttctttcttcgaattcttctttttatatatcGGTTGGAATTTGAAGACATGAAAATTGGAAACATTTCTATATTTCCAATTCGGTTAacaatatttcaatttaaaatattgCTAAAATACAATTACTtattttgattctatttttggattaaaaaattaaagcaaataGGTATCCATGCATTGCATAGGCACCAAACTAACACTCAATAAATTCTTATCTATAAGTGTCCAAGAGGTGCCTATTAGACATAATCCATCAAGGGTGCACGTGCCAGAGTGCATGCAAAGGAAGTCTTGCATTGAGGATGTGGTGTAACGTGAGTCATAACTCATTAACTCGAACTTATTGGGTCTAATCGGATATGTTGATAGACTTAGACTTGGATTGCTTATTGATAACTCTCCTATAAGGGTAATGGGTTTTCAGCGCACAtcccaacatgtggtatcataATTAATTGTTTGGATAGGCGGGGTCTAAATAGAAGTGGCTCGACATTTGATGATTATCTCGGGGGTAAAATTTCAGAACTAACTCCTTAATTGAAGGTGAAAATGGCACTCCTTATTTCTCAATAAACTTAATTGGATTAGAGCAACAACGTCTTTAGTTTCCTAATAAAGATATTAGGTTTTTACTGCGCATCCTAACATGCGACTTGAATAATAATCATTTAGATAAGCATGATCCAGATAATGCGTAACTTCacatttgatattttatttttcatttaactCGTGTTGAaagttgttagtttttttatttttttcctcatggGGGAACTTGTCAGTTAACAAAATTCCAGGAGAAAAACATGTTTCCATCTCCATCGCAGGTGAAAAGAAAGGATAACCACATAGGGAGAGGAGAAAAATTAGAGAGTTAAATGTTGAAAGCCTCAAAAGGAAAGATATTTTTAAAACAAGTTCGGCACCCCCGAACGCCGCGTTTTggcccctcctccctcctccctcttccGTCTTCAAACCCTAGTTCCGAGCTCTCAACGGAGCTTCTGTTCGATTCGGTTGAGCGCGGCGACGGCAGAGCGGAGCGAACCCGTCCGACCGATCGATCCACCGTCTCCCGTCCGAACCGTACCCCCGCCCGCCCGCGATCCGCCGCTGCTGCCGCTGAACGATGCCGTCGCACGCGGATCTGGACCGCCAGATCGAGCAGCTGATGGAGTGCAAGCCGCTCTCGGAGGCGGAGGTCAAGACGCTCTGCGATCAGGCCAGGGCGATCCTGGTCGAGGAGTGGAACGTCCAGCCGGTCAAGTGCCCCGTCACCGTCTGCGGCGACATCCACGGCCAGTTCTACGATCTAATCGAGCTGTTCAGGATAGGAGGCAACGCGCCCGACACCAATTATCTCTTCATGGGCGATTACGTAGGTCAGTTTCAGCCTGATCTTTGTATACTCGACCGGCTTTCGATTTTGTCTATGTGGAACCAATTCGGTAGTTCTTTGCGTCGATGAAGTGGAATCTGCGGCTAGGATTGGCGACGTTGCTCCGTTGCAATTCGTCTTTTTGGAGCCTTAGTGGTCATGCTAATTTGGTATTTGGGATTTGTGCTGAAACTACGGGAGCTCTTGGGGTTTTCTGTTCCAATACTAGATTAAGGTCCACGGAGCTTATGGCGGTGGCATGAAATGAAGCTCTTCGTTTGATGGAAATGGCATGGCTTAGGTTTGCAATTATGGAGTTCTGCGTGTTCCCCCCCGGGATGTCTTTAGAGTGCCGATGTGGTGGCATCAATGATTCATTTATTATCTCCATTGAACAACTTAACTCACTTTGAGAAGGATGGTGGACTTTTTTGGGAAGCTGTTAGCAAGTGGGCaagattttcctcttttgatcGATGCTTTGGTCTACTGCAAGAAGCACCAACACCATCTCAGTTCAGCGAAACAATAGATAATGATCCCTGGAAACCGAGACAGAAGACTTAAGTTCTTCTTTTAGAGCAATATCCGAGGTTTTCTTTGTACCAAATGATGTACAATCTAGAATAATACTCCAAACTGTCTTTCCATATTATGCAAGCACATCGAAGATTAAATTATCTCTCACCACCTCCCTCATCCGCATGTTCTAaattcctttctctttctcctctgcaTTGTTTCATACCCATGTGTCataaaactttttattttatttttttatcttgcaAATTCTGGCTTGAATTTGTCAACTATTGCATATCTGGGATTGACAAGTCAATATACGGAGCAAGAGAAAATAGAAACTCTCAAATGCAGAGATTATGGTGTTGGTTTGGGTTTAATGGCGTGAAAGTTTTTCTAGAGTATGTAgatctttttttggtaatcagTAGCCTTGAGTGATACTGAATTCCTGATTGTGAGTGCTTTTCTCTTAGActtgtttgattattttttaaggaGTCAAATGCATATTTTTTCTCATAAGGATTAATGGTATAAAGTGCATTATCTAATCCTGTTGATTACATTAATGCAGATCGAGGGTACTACTCAGTGGAGACTGTCACTCTTTTAGTTGCTCTGAAAGTTCGTTATAGAGATAGAATCACAATCCTTAGAGGAAATCATGAGAGCCGGCAAATAACTCAAGTGTAAGACTGTAGTTTTGAGTGCATCTTTTGTATTATGACGTTAAGAACTTAACATTTGCCTTGTAAGAAGCACATGGCAGTTGATTTATATGACTAATAACCTACTTATTgttatgcatttagtgttttCAGATAAATATGTGTGCTTATTTTGAGGGGAAAAAAGTGTATATCTTAACATAAACTCTGAAGACATTTTTCCCCATTGGATGATATATTAGTAAGTGGCCAAGTAAATTGTGGGCAACTGTAATATGATCAAGTGTTCAGTTCGAACTTGATGCTTAAACTTTGCCTATTAAGACTTGATATAGAATCAAGTGCAATGGCATAACGGGATTCATATGATCGATCCCACTTATTGCCTGTCACAGGCTTGGGGCTTAAGTAGTTTATGGCTGTCTCTGTGTATATTCATTGGTTAAGATAGATGTTACTTTCCTATAATTTGATTTTGGAGGAAGCATTGTCCTGTGACATTTGAAAAGTGGAGAAATGTAGAACTTGCTGTAATCAACTTAGCCTTTGatttctcttttatcttatGTATCTCTTATTGCCAATTTCAGGTATGGTTTCTATGACGAATGTTTAAGAAAATACGGAAATGCAAATGTGTGGAAGTATTTCACTGACTTATTTGATTATCTTCCCCTCACTGCCCTCATTGAGAGTCAGGTATTGGATACACCTTCAAATTACTTTGTAACATTATCAATGATGTTacaaatggaaaatatatatcACTAATGTGGATTCTGAGTGATCATGCTTCTTCTTGTGTTGTAGATCTTTTGTTTGCATGGAGGTTTATCACCTTCTTTGGATACTTTGGATAACATTCGAGCTTTGGACCGCATACAAGAGGTATGTTTTGGACCACTGTTCTATGTCAGTATAAACCTGCACTTATTCTCTTTTATGCCCATGTTTGAGAGAATAGAGGAAGATACTGTTTTGGACTTGTAGTCTGACAAGGGTCTTATGCACCTGGAATTCTTTGGAGTTTGTCAGTGCAACTGCCAATTTACTTTGCTTGTCAACTTCTGACTGATTTCGAAATACAAGACAGTAATTGTTCTGATTGGTGGTTTTGACGGTTGGTAGTGGGCACTGGCAAATACATCTTTTATTTCGTTGAGTTGCTATCCTCATCATAAAATCAACATCTaaggttttcttttcaaataatgtGTAGCATTTTAAAAGGTTTTATCAGAGGGGGTAAGCTGCCATCTTACTCAGCTGTGCGTGGAGTGTAGGTTCCGCATGAAGGGCCAATGTGTGACCTCTTGTGGTCTGATCCAGACGATCGCTGTGGGTGGGGCATATCTCCACGAGGTGCTGGCTATACGTTTGGACAGGATATTGCAGCTAATTTCAATCATACTAATGGTCTCACTCTGATTTCAAGAGCCCACCAGCTTGTTATGGAAGGATACAATTGGTGTCAGGTCTGTGAACTAGGGCACAACTACTTCCCTTTTTGGTTGAAATCCAGAACAATCCTGGGACATTTATCTAAAGTTTTGgatattcttttttccttttaggaGAAGAATGTGGTGACAGTATTCAGCGCCCCAAACTACTGTTACCGATGTGGTAATATGGCTGCAATATTGGAGATTGGAGAGAACATGGACCAGAATTTTCTACAGTTTGACCCTGCTCCGCGTCAGATCGAACCTGACACCACACGCAAGACTCctgattattttttgtaatttcaacaAATTTGCGAGTTTGTAATGCCGGTTCACAGCCATATCAGTGTAGATGTGCTTTAAGAAAGAGGAGTTTGTTATTTAAATTGAGGGTGATTgtcaatttcattcttttgttttgaGTATGCTCTGCTGTCTTGTTGACACTCaggaagaacagagagagaaggcacTAATTGCCTTTCTATTTCCTTGTATATTTAGTGAGAGTAGGTAGCAGAAATAACACAATACCTTGTGATGTGTTTGATGATTTGAAGGTAGAAAGCAAAATTTTGAGGTCTTTTGTTTTCCATACGTGCTCCTTTGCGGCTTTGGATTCGGATTCgggtttgggtttgggtttgTGTTCTCCAGATTGGCCGAGCAGATAGCTTTTTATGGCCAGGGACTCTTCAACGAAACTCTTCGTCCGCTGCTATCTTTTGCAATTTGTGGATCCGAACGTGTCTATACAGCAGATGAGCATATCTGACATGATGATGCATGCAATGGTTGACTGGTTCTTTAGATTACTCCAGTTCTCATATCTGATGGACTTCCAACGTAGATCGAGTTGGACATCAGGTTACGGTTAGAACGTTAGAAGACTATCCACTGATCTTCAGAGGCTGCTGCGTGCCTTTCTTAATGATGCTGAATCTTCTTGAATGCGAGTGATGACTCATCATTATTGCCATCTCTAAAGCTCTTTACGAGTTTATCCGACGCAGTGGATGTCCCCCTCTCTGATCACAACTCAGAATTCTGGTTTAGCTCTTCGCTTACATGAGAGAGGTCGATGAAATTTAATCACAAAATCACTAAGCCTTTCTTCCTTTCAGACGGTTAAGTTCAAGAGGGACCGTCCCTTGAAATTGTTCCTTTACACCAGCGATCTTGAGCAGCATACCAGATGCTTAACGTGAAAATGAGCAAGCAGGAGGAAATGGTGATGCACTCGGTGATTTTCggataattcaaataaaaacctgTAGTCGTGATGCCGTGTGATGCATTACATCTGTCTCATTGGAAGTAGATCTCCGTTGGCTACCCGAGTgagaagaatgaagagaaacagACATAAAAAGTCAGAActctggaaaagaaaaggcagccAAAAATTCCTCTCAACAAGTCAGCTTCATAGTATTCCAGGTCCAAACCACGAATGCATATGCAATCGAGCACTTTTCATCTTTACAAGGGTTTACAGTGTAGAAAGTGAAAGCTGGAAGAACTTACAGAAAACTGGAGAGAATACGTAAAATTGCCTCAAAGCACTATTATTATACCCTTCCGTTTGGCCAGCTTACTGTCTCCTCATGCTCAAAAGACTGGACGAAATCTGAAAGAATGACCACTTGCAATATGTTCCCCTCCCTTATGTCGAATGATTCACAGATCACACAAAGACCTGCCATCAGCAATTCCAAGTGCATACAAAAATCACATGCAACTTGCATGCACTTTTTGACATGTCAGTTACTTACGGGACACACCTCAAGATGCCACCAACTATGTGACCTAAAATCTAGAATTTGTTGGGATCCTTACTCCTGCAACCCCTGGCATTGTAGTGACAGAACGTTTTTTCCTGAGGTAGATAAATGAGCCGCTCACAAGTAACAGACATAATAGGATGACCTGTCAAAGAAATGAAATGGATATGCATCAAAACCGAAGTTGCTTGAGAAAATCCCGTATGTTCATTTATGCATATGTACTGAATGCGCATGCACATCTGAGACTCCGGACCTAATCAATCTATAACTCCTTAAAGCCTCTAAATGCATCAAATGGTAATGCCAATGTGCGAAATTATGAATTGCGTGCAACTTGTATGACGTGAAGAACAAACTTTATTGGACTTGGTTGCAGCCACGGAAAGTCAAAATGGAAACTCATCACACTTCGTGTCGCAACACAACGTACATGGCTGAGGCTGGAGCAGCAATTTCTCTGACCAGCAACCATAATCATAAGAGAAAAAGATCACTACATCACGTACCTCAAACCCAATGACTGACAACTTCTCCTCATTTAAAGCTGGTATACAGCTTCTGTAAGTGATGTATTCTCCTGGCCCAGCTTTGGATTTGGACGAGTCATCCAGTAAAGCTCTGACACTCATCGACTTAGTAGGCTCAGCATCTTCATGCAGCATATCAAGTCCCTTTACTTTCTTATGAAAGGTTTCCATTGCCAGGCGCCCACTATGAGATTTTTTGCCACTAACAACATTACTATTCCCTATCTCTACACATTTCAAAGGGATACGATAGCTGGTCTCACTGCAGCGATACTTTTCATCTTTCTACAAGAAGATAATGGCAATTAAAAAATGGCTAGAACTTTACCATGAAATGACAAAAGACAATAGGCAAGCTAAGGTAATTCATTAATTTTAGAGATATGCTGATACCAGAAGCTTACTCCTCATCCAACTCTTATAATAGGGGTTCACTGCCAAGACCTTTCAATCCAAAAGAAGCTAAACTATGTATAAAATGATTTGACAATTTACCAGCCAGAATCTGAATAAAAGAACTCGGACCTGCTGAAAGTTCCAAATGTTTAAACACAGTAGGTGCTTACATCAAATTCCAGAATTTGCCTCTGCAGCTCATATATGCTTACATAAAAACTTCTTTCGCCCCATAACACAAGCAAAATCTCACTCAGAAGTTTTAATAACACCATGATGAAAAGAAGAGGATATTGGCTAAGCAGAACCAAAATTTAAGAAGCTTGTAAGGAGCTCTGTTGGCATATGCTGAAGGTTAATCATTGAATTCACGGATAAGGAGTAAAAATACTATCTGCAATTTTTAAGCAGCAAATTGCTTTTAACTAATAAACAAAGAATAGATAACAAGATCCATAGCCATTTCTCAAATGCCTATTCATGTGTCTTTAAGAAATTTCGAGAGATCCATAGCCATTTCTCAAATGCCTATTCATGTGTCTTTAAGAAATTTCGAGTCATTGATTTCCTAAATTGGCAATAGCAATCCAATGTCCGATGCTGTCAAATTTCAACCAAAAGACATCAGGTAAATTCAGGTAGACATTCAacccaaaaataagaaaaaaagaaaaaagaaaaatctaggtAGACAGACTAATCTGTTAATAGGTTCTAAAAACCCTACGCCTTTTTCTCCCCTGTAAGTAACAAATTCGCATTTTTATGGTGCCGACTgaagaaacaaaattgaaagtAGCTAAGCATATGTGAATCTATTAGTCTGTTAGTAGACCAAACTAGATATATAGGCAGATCGTTATGCGCACCGAAAACTCATTGAGTGGATGGTTCTCATGTTAAACaatgattattttcttaaatctaatattttgatttcttaacaCCCTTGAGAACACTTAAATTGTTAGTTGTCGCATATCATGTCCACACCGTCTACCTGATTGAATGGAAGCTGCAGTTCCACAAGACACCGCCTTGGCTCGTTACATTATCTTTCCTGGGCAACTAATTCTGGCCCTTAAGCTATAAAGATTTTGCCAGCACTCCACCATCAGCaagaatcaaaacaaaagaaaagtatgaTGGGTCTGGTCAATGAGTGTCCCCAtaaactttttctctttccaaagCACCGACTCCACATATCACAAGAACTACAAATTTTCCTGATTTGATTATTTAACAAGTCCCCATACACTCGGCAACAAAATCCAAATAAGTTTGGGCAATGTGACTGTTGAGGTTCATACCTAAAATAACAAGGCGCACATAAGAATAATTATACCAAATTACCAAAAAACATAATCTGGGGAACTTTGTTGGCAAGGTTTACTATTACAGCAGTTTAAGAACAAATTAAGCCATATCAATTCAACAACAACTCATAAGGGACACTATAAAAGAAATGTTCTTgtggaaaaaacaaaggaaatgatgaaaaaagagagaaacctTCTCGGAATAAAGGCAGGGAACGCAAGCCCCAGAAGGAGAGCAATCGTAGGAGGTGTTACCACCCTTTGGAGTCTCCTTGAAGCTGAGGAGAGCTCGACGCGCGACGATCGacctaccaaaaagaaaaaaggatgaaAATCGCGTCTTCAGCAACTTGCTCCAATTCAATTGCTCGAATCTTCCACGAAAGGTAATGAACCGCGTACACACGCGATGCGGAGATTCGAGCTCGGGGGCTTACCTGGGTCGTCCTGAAGAGCGTTGACAAGACGCCGGAACGTGAAGCGACGAGAAGATCAAGCAAGCGAGGCTCAGCAGGAGGAGAGGAGATTCCCGGGACTTCATGGATCTCTCTTCTTCGCTTGTCCTCTGTATTCTCTCTGCTCTCGCTCTGTTCCGttcgttttctctttttctcagaAATATAAGTTCTTCTCTCAACGAAAAGGCCCACAAATTTCGGCCCACAATGAATTGCAAAAGCCCACtatccatttcattttatttttattcccctttttttttaacggagaaaaacttaaaaatgcaaaaataaagagaaaaagaaatagtttaTCCGCTCCgacaaaagaaacttttctttcGTTCAATGGAAGCGGGAACTGCTCTCCTCCGCGACTTCCTTCCCTCCGACCCccgtcgcctccgcctccgcctccgcctccaccgccgccgtccGGGACCCGCTTTCCTGCGATCCGTCAGGGCTTCGTCGTCCCCGCCGGTACAGGCGCCTCCCATCACCGCTTCGCTCGTGCGCAGGATCCTTCGATTCGCGTCCGTTATTCATATGCTCTGCGTTCGTGTTTTTCCGAGCGCAGGGACAGTACAGAGGACCGCAGCCGAAGAGAGATCTCGTCGCCGACTGGGTCCCGAACAACGACGGGACCGTCCGGAGCCTGCCTATCTACGTCGGCGGCGCGTCGCTGCTGGCCGTGCTCTTCAATCGCGCCGTCTCCGGCATCGCCCCCGTGGCCGACGCGAGCAGTTCGCAGTCGAGAGCGGATTTGTTGACGCTCGGGCTCGCCGTCACCAATGTACTGGCCGGCCTCGTCTGGTTGTCTATTAGGCCGAAATCTGTATCTGCGGTGAGCTATATCTTCCATTCCATAAGTTGTCTTGGCTCCTTCCGGCAGCTAATTCAGTCCGTTATGTGATATCCGTGACGGGTGCGTATCTCGCGTGAGTTTTGAGCTTGATTTCAGGTGGAGCCGCTGGGTGTGGAATTCAGGAGAATACGTGCGGACTTGCCGGAATCAGTAGTGTCCGAGTTGTTATGGTGAATACTTCTCACTGCAATTTTGTCATTCATATTCTTGATATATCATGACACTACTTACTCAGTGGCGCTTTGTTGAATATCCATAGCTCTTGCGGATGTGAACTTGTATTTATCATTACAAGCTGCTCTTTCTGTATCACCTGCCATGCTCACTTCCTGAATTGCAGACTTAAAACTAGAAATCTCACCTATCACTGCACATCATGCATTCAATGTTGTTGCATTCTGGTGGCGTGGTGCTTTCTCAATTCGTATGAATGTCAAGTGAATTGCTTGGTACTTGTGCAGAATATCTCTCTAAGTATGAAGgcgaagagaaaaaaattgaacgaTAAACTGAATGAATGGCCTGGTTTCTCATTGTTGATGCGGTGTTGTTAAAAAGCATCAATCAGGGACTTGTGTTACTTGACCAAATTCTGCAGAAGACAGTGGTTGTATAtaggttttgaatccaattccaattttcaGGTTTTTGGAGAAAGAAGTTTGCGGATCCAATTTGTTTGAGAGTTTATCCTAGGGATCTCACGTTTAAGAGCCACGTCACTATCCGGTTGCATCTTAATTTGGTTTCACAAGTTGCAttcatcatcaatataattttcTCATATGAGTATGTGCCTTCATGCAGTATACTTGTAGCCTTGTAGGTGGCATTTTCTACTTCTTTGAAGACTGCTTGTGCCTTTTAGATGCCAGCACTGTGTCTATATCACCATGTTTGATTTTATACAT
The nucleotide sequence above comes from Eucalyptus grandis isolate ANBG69807.140 chromosome 2, ASM1654582v1, whole genome shotgun sequence. Encoded proteins:
- the LOC104433580 gene encoding serine/threonine-protein phosphatase PP2A catalytic subunit; protein product: MPSHADLDRQIEQLMECKPLSEAEVKTLCDQARAILVEEWNVQPVKCPVTVCGDIHGQFYDLIELFRIGGNAPDTNYLFMGDYVDRGYYSVETVTLLVALKVRYRDRITILRGNHESRQITQVYGFYDECLRKYGNANVWKYFTDLFDYLPLTALIESQIFCLHGGLSPSLDTLDNIRALDRIQEVPHEGPMCDLLWSDPDDRCGWGISPRGAGYTFGQDIAANFNHTNGLTLISRAHQLVMEGYNWCQEKNVVTVFSAPNYCYRCGNMAAILEIGENMDQNFLQFDPAPRQIEPDTTRKTPDYFL
- the LOC104433579 gene encoding uncharacterized protein LOC104433579; amino-acid sequence: MKSRESPLLLLSLACLIFSSLHVPASCQRSSGRPRSIVARRALLSFKETPKGGNTSYDCSPSGACVPCLYSEKKDEKYRCSETSYRIPLKCVEIGNSNVVSGKKSHSGRLAMETFHKKVKGLDMLHEDAEPTKSMSVRALLDDSSKSKAGPGEYITYRSCIPALNEEKLSVIGFEVILLCLLLVSGSFIYLRKKRSVTTMPGVAGVRIPTNSRF
- the LOC104433577 gene encoding protein COFACTOR ASSEMBLY OF COMPLEX C SUBUNIT B CCB4, chloroplastic codes for the protein MEAGTALLRDFLPSDPRRLRLRLRLHRRRPGPAFLRSVRASSSPPGQYRGPQPKRDLVADWVPNNDGTVRSLPIYVGGASLLAVLFNRAVSGIAPVADASSSQSRADLLTLGLAVTNVLAGLVWLSIRPKSVSAVEPLGVEFRRIRADLPESVVSELLWVWESLSTVTCCRSLVIIYDGHCIMQIGMAAGSSANDGEAEDVDANKLMQGSLYQGIINSKAQSYLANLSLYPGRSELPFLPTNTQAVILQPLGDKGIAVIGGDTIRGFTTSDQTWITYIGEKLDAALAKYVNDSALLKQERF